The region AGCGGGACCTCGGGgatcctcttccttctcctgcaTTTGTTCCCTTCTGCTGAGGAGCGATTATTGATGATGATGCTTGTGCAGctattttgatttatttccaaCCTTGACAATCAGGCACAAAAGGCCATTTTAGCTTCCGCCCGTCTCAAGCTTTTCAGCGGCGAAGCATCAAGCTAGCAGGAAGCTCGGATTTGCTATTTTAGGGCCGTCGCATCAGAGTTTTCCTTTCTAATGAAGGGACGCCCGTGACAATGACAGCGCGGTCCACAGGAACCTGGACGTGCGTGTTGCTCAAAGCATTTGAACCCGTTTCCTCGTTACGTTCTGGCTGCTCGCCCGGTGTTTTTCCATGTTCTCTTCCATTCTCGCTGTGTTTACCTCACATGGCTTCCCAGCGTTTGTTCAAAGCGCACGAATGCTTTGATGTGCTTGGATGTGAATGAAGCCCACAGTTCTACTGCTGGATCTGTCTAATTTAATCAGATGATCGGTGGTACGTGAATCAGCTCAGGATTGTCTCTGGGACTAAATGACTGGCAGCGACATTAACTTTTGCCTTATTTTATTTCTGCGTAATATCCGAAAGAAGCACTGGAATCAAAGCGAGCGGATATTAAACTGTTCTTTCCAGACGTTGAGCTCCTGAATATGTCTGTATATTTATTAGAGTTCTAATATGCAACACGTTTACACTTGACATCACTGATGTTGAAGCAACACTGTGAATATTTCATCtggtttttgtatttaaattgGCTGCAATGAATTTTGTGCCCACTTGTTTGAGAAAGaagatgaaatgaaatgttttttttatctcgACTGAGCAGAGATTTCATGTTTTTAGTCGTGCTTTGTACCGTTACTACACAATAAGCTGGAAGAAAATCACACGCGTGAACAGAGTTCCTGGTGGTTTTGTACAAAATGGAATGTTTTTATAAATGGACACCAGGTtgttaatgtcatttttatgtttGACATGAATAAATTGTTTTATTCAGAATGTTTAAGACAGTTTGTTTTAATGCTAAATGAATGGATGATCCTTTTCCCACGTTCTGATTGAGTGAGCGGCGTTCGTCCTGCTCATGGTTGATATTAGAATATTCTTTACGAGGTGTCGGGGAGACCAGAGTATCATGAGGACACGGACAGGAAACGCAGAAATACCCTCAAACGTCcaaaactcctccctggagaccATTTAGTGAAAGCAACTTGTGACAAATAGGAGTCAAAATACAGTGTTTATTTTACTATGACCACTTACATATGTATAAATCCTTAATATTTACATACCGCCATTATGAAAATGAATTATAGCAACAGGGAAAGAAACAGCGCaaggaaggaaagagaaaagacacaatCAACAAGTTACCACAGCAATTGAACTTTTCCTCCAAAGGCTCCGTCTGAAAGTGAGAAACTGTCACAAAGAACTcatgcagaggaaaaaaacgtACACGTTACACAGAAGAAGTTGTCTTTTGTACAAACCAGCTATGTACAGAAGCCACCCGGGGCTCCTGCTCGCCCGCGTCGCTCCATATGAAGACGGTTTTGTCTCACTACTCATCGTAGGAGACGGCGTTTGTCCTCGGGAGTTGAGGACAAACGCCGTCTCCAGCACAAACACGACCACGCACGACTAAACCAGCGTCTGATGTCTACAGAGCAAAAGCTGGAGGGACACAACACGGACAGCTAAACAATAAATAAGGTCTATTTCACATCATCAAAATGTCTAGAACCAATGGGCCTGACGTTGGGATGGAGGGAAACTAAAATCATACACAGCAAACGACTCCGTCAACCGGACGCGTCGCCGCCGGCAACGCCACCTCCGACCGTCCGCGCCCTTCAACGGGGGCAGCGGGGGCGGCCGCTGAAATGTTTTTGCTTCGCGAGTAAAAACCAGATCCTAAAAGCCATTTACAAGCGCCTCACTAATAACTTCGGCGGTGGGAGAAGCGAGATCTCCGCGTCCTCCGCCGCCACCGAAGCTTCCATGCATCCGAGCCCCGccaggaaaagagtttgtgcaCGCCACGGTCATCAGGGGGCGCCATTGTGGAGATTTCCATTTCATAAGGGGGCAGCGTTTGATCATCAAGCCGTGCTGCGACAGAGAAGCAGGTCAGGAGGTCGCCGTGGCAACGCTAAGGCGTGTAGGCAGGCGGCGGCTGGAACTGATTGGCAATGTCATAATCGGCAGGGAAGGTCTCGCTGCTGTCCTCCATCTCCGAGAGCAGCTCCagggcctgctcctcctcctccgtgggGTAGTGGCGCAGCAGGTTGGCGGCGGTGGCGAGGATGGACGCTCCGCCAGCCCCCGCCACGAGGTAGAAGCTGATGGCAAACGTGACGTATATGAGAGAGCCGTGGTACtttttatgctgctgctgcagggacagGACGAGTTCCGAGGCCCAGTAGCAGAAACCGATGACCGTGGCACATTGGAGCactgggaaagagagagaaacgcCCTTTCAGCATTCGGGATTAGCGGAAACAGCGGACCGAGAGCGCGGCAGACCTGTGAGAATATGTGCAAACGCATATCTGCGGGTGATCTTTAAGGCAGGATGCTTGGGACCAAAGACGTCCAAGAGGAAGGCGGTGAGACTGCAGAGGATCCCCAGGAAGCAGAAGGCGGTGATCACCCTGAGCAGCAGGATGATCTGCGGGTTTAAGCAGTAATCTGGAAGGAGAACAACAGGGAGCTTTAATCTCTGCCATCGCTTGTGCCGGGCCTTGTCCCGGGGCTTTTACCTTCCAGAAGTTTGGGGTCAATGTAGCCCAGGACGTCCGACACCCCCAGCTCTTGTCTCGGACAGGTCCCTCCATGGACGCGGAGCCAGGCCGGTTCGGCCAGGGCAGTGCAGAGGGCGGTGATGGACAGAGCACCGGGCAGGGCCGACACCAGGCTCCGCTCGGGCTGCTTGGGCAAAGAGGTGCCCCCTCTTCGCCTCCGAACCGCGGGGGCAGTAGAACCCGGTGGGGCGTACATGGTTCTGCGATCCTTTTATTCTCTTCTGGCTCCTCGTTATCGCGACACTGGGGCCAAAACACAATAGTCGCCTTTAAACACAGATGCGCAGGTTAATGACAACAGTTCCAGCGGCTCGGTCGACGCGCTAACCAACGTTTTGCTACGACGGTTGACCGTGAACGACCCTCTTTAATATGCGGAGGCGAAATCTCTGTCCGACGGGCTGACAATGGCCTTCGGGCCCGTTAGCTGAGCTGCTAGCCCCGAAACCAAAACCACACTCGGTCCAGTAACGTTGGCTCTTGACAAAGCACACGTAATAACAGAGAAGCTAATAAGGGGTTAGCTCACCCGACGAGGAGAAATAAAGACACCCTCGCCACAGAAAACTCAacgacaaacaaaacaaaagaaacttACGCCCGCTTCCTCTAAAACACGGACTTCCTGAAACACTTCTTCGTGGGTTTTGTTGCAGTCTAAAAAGGACCAATACTCCACCTAGCGGCGAGGATATCGATCAATCTAAttttttaaacaccatttaaagtttgaaatgaaaaacCTGAAAATCACTCAATAAACATGAAATATCATTCAATATTTTCCATGTACGTCCGGTTAAATGATAATAACGGCAGGGTGCTTAAAAACCAAGAGAAGAGGGGGACTCACactcccacaatgcaccgcGCCACCGCCTCAGCCAGTAAAGATGGCGACGCTTCCTTCACAGTTGTGTCGCTGAAGTTTTCTACTTTTTCTACTTTTCGTACCTTGTGTCGACGTCGTTGATCTTTTCCCGTCAGACACCTTAACGAGCTCTGGGCTCTCGGTGGGTGTTTCCGGTCGTTGTTGGCGTTTATTGTTGTAACGGCGGCTGTGACAGCGGTGCACGTCTGCGTGGCTCCACGGTTGATCAGATATGAAGGAGACTTTGTCCTCGGTCCAGAAACTCAGCGCCCACCCGGACTCTCGCTGTTGGTCCGTCCGGTGGAACCCGGCAGGAACGTTGCTCGCCTCGTGTGGAGGCGACAAGACCGTCCGGATCTGGGGGCGAGAAGGTGAGCAGCCATTAAAGCAGGCCGCGGCCTCCATCTGGGTGTTTATGTCCCACAGCTCCATCACCTCTTCTTTAAACCCCTCTTGTTCCAAATTATTCAGTACTTTTGGTCAAGTAGAGGATGGgcctcctggttctgctccacAGGAAGGGTCTTCTGTGAAAAGTTAGCTAGAAAGTGACAGTAAAGGAGGGTCAGAGGAAATGATCATCATGATAACGCTTGTCCTGTGTGTCAGGTGGCTCCTGGACATGCAAAAGTGTCCTTCAGGATGGACACCAGCGCACGGTGAGGAAAGTGGCCTGGTCTCCCTGTGGGAACTACCTGGCCTCCGCCAGCTTCGATGCAACCACGTGcatctggaagaagaagaacgaCGATTTCGAGGTGAGATTAATCCTAATTTCGGAATGCGCCCGACTTTTGTAGCCGCCTGTCCAAAGTTCTGCTTTTCTCGTAGAGTTTGACCGTGCTGGAAGGTCACGAGAATGAGGTCAAATGCGTGGCGTGGGCGCCGTCCGGGAATCTGTTGGCGACGTGCAGCCGAGACAAGAGCGTCTGGATTTGGGAAGGTGGGTTTAATATTCCTGTCAACGCTCCGGCCCCCTGAGTGAGAGCTGACGTGCGTCTTCCCTCGTTTGCTCCAGTGGACGAAGAGGATGATTACGAGTGCGTCACTGTTATAAACTCTCACACACAAGATGTCAAACACGTGGCGTGGCACCCTAACCAGGAGGTAGGTCGGCCCCGCTCCCGCTCGCCAGATGCTTCTCCCGCTCTTCTaaccctcctcctgcttccagCTGCTGGCATCAGCCAGCTATGACAACAACATCTGCGTCTACAAAGAAGAGGACGATGACTGGGAGTGTTGCGCCACGCTGAAGGGACACACGTCCACCGTGTGGAGTCTGTGTTTCGATGCAGCAGGACGGCGTCTGGCCTCCTGCAGCGACGACTGCACGGTGAAAATCTGGAAGGAAGATCCCAGCCAGAGCACGCAGGGTGACGGATAATAAACACGAGCTCTTATTATACCTTTAGCGGAGACGTGTTTCAACAATTTTTATCTCCCTTTTTGACAGATTTGTCTTGGAAATGTGTGTGCACTCTGTCCGGGTATCATGGGCGGACGGTTTATGACGTGGACTGGTGAGACTGCATATTCTGGTCAGAATCCCCGTCACCACGTGGTCAACTCTGGGTGTTGCAGGTGCGCGCGGACCGGTGCCCTGGCTACCGCCTGTGGCGACGACGGCGTGCGGGTGTTCAAGGAGGAAGATGGCAGCGACCCCGAGCAGCCCGTGTTCTGTCTGGCTGCTCAGGTGACCAGAGCTCATGGTCAGGACGTCAACTGCGTCAGCTGGAACCCGAAGGAGGCGGGACTGCTGGCGTCCTGCAGCGACGACGGGGAGATCGGCATCTGGCAGTTCCACGAAGAACAGTGACCCACTCGGGCGGGTCATCGTGGGAGCCCTGGACGAGTCCGTGGACGCGTCTCAACAGACTCGCTTTGACAGCACATTTCCACTGAAACATAACTTCTCattttatgattaaaaaaaagacacaattcTTTCAGTTGTCTTTATTGCAAAAAATAGTTCAGACACCGGTGCAGCATCCTAAAAACAGCGCTACACATTTAATGTGTAAatccaacaaaaacaaaacagacgtCTGATCCTGATACGCGAGTCGACGAGCGACTTCTCATTTGAGTCGGGGGATAAAAGATGCACAACACAAAGGACATCAAAGGCTGAATATCTACAGGCGAGGAGGCGTGGTTTGCACATCAAAGCCAGGAGCTCAGTCTGAATCGCTGTCTCCGTCGCTGTCCGCCTCCTTCACGTCGACGCCGAACTTGTACTCCTGGTCACAGCCCATGTAGGCGTCGCTCATGAAGTACAGCGTGTAGTTGTGGATGCCCATGGCCGGAGCAACAAAGTCCAGTTTCacctacggggggggggggggcaacagatgTGAAACAAGAGCCAGGCTAAAGAGCGCTAATCACAGCGGACCCCCGTCACCCACCTTTGCTTTCTGCTGCAGCGTCAGCCTCTTGATGGAGATCAGGCTGTTGGACTTGGGGTCTCCGATCACCACCCACCAACCCTCCTCACGTTTCTGCAGGGCGGACAACAGTCAAACGTCAGTGTCGGTCGTCGTTACCTGCCAGGAACCGAGCTCCTCCATCCACCATTACCTGCGGGAACAGCGGTGCTATGACAGGCCcggtcacctcctcctccctctccaacTGAACCTGAACCAGGACCGGACTCCCGCTGTGAGGAGACCCAAAGATAACGAGCGGTCAGAGTGTGCAGCAGTTTATCGGAGGCGAAGGTGCTTGTGGGACGGATGGACGCACCTCTTGATGTTGTCCTTCTCCGCCACCTCGTAGGACAGCTCAATGTTGGGGTATCTGTTGCAGAAGCGAGCCACGTCGGCCATCTGCACGtccgacagctgcagcagcgccgaTCTGTCTTCGTCCTCCATCTCCATGATGTCGAAGATGCTCTCCACCCCCTGAGCGGGAGCAAGAAACCAACTGCTCCTCACCTGTTTCAACATGCTTCAACTttaagagggagaaaaagcCCCCGCTACCTTGTCGGTGCAGCGCTTGATGTGCTCCGAGGTGAAGAAGGGCAGCTGTTTGAGGTAGGAGTCCTTGGACCACATGGCCTGGGTGACCATCTGAGCCAGCTCCATGGCCGCCAGCGCAGGACTCAGCCAGCCGTTACTGGACAGGACATCGACGCAGGCTTGGATCAGACGCACGGCCTGCAGACACAGTTAGAGGTCAAGGGAAACCCGGTCGTGAAGCTCCTGCACCTTCAAACCATCATCACGCATCTGCACCTTGCTCAGGATCTCCTCGGTGTCGGACTGCAGCTCCGCGCTCAGCTGCATCCTGGACAGGTGCGCCTGCAGCAGGAGGTTGGTCTTCACGTGGGGGTCGTTGAACTTGGGGTTGTTCAGTTTGTGGGGAACCTTCTGCGCCAGCTGGAGGACGAGCAGACGACTTCAAACGACTCGTTACACAAAAAGGTGATGGAGAGATCAGGACCGATTGTTCCCACCTGACGCAAAAGCGTGTCCTCGTGGTGTCTGATGGGAATGTTCTTGTACTCGGCGGCGTTGGAGATGATCTCAATTAAGCCGCGGATCTTGGTCTTGGCATTCAGGGACATGCTGAACAACTCTGAGGAGCACATACGGACACACAACCGGGTCATTGGTGGCCAATCACCAGTGGAACACGAGCAGCAGATGCTACTTTTCTATCTGGATCGACCAAGCGGCTCGTTAGGCCTTCGTTAAAATGTTCGACAGGCGGACAAACGAAGCAACCAACCGATGGTGGTGTAGTTGATGTAGTAGTAGGCAGCGATCATGCCCAGATTGAGCGGAGCCACGTCCATCTCGTCCTCTATGCTGATGCACTTGGACTGCTCCAGGTCGTGCAACGTGGTTTCCACCAGCTCCGACAGGTGGTCCGACAGGTGACGGTGGGACATCCCTGGAGATTTAAAACACAGAAGCCGTTCCAGACGCCTCCTCCTCAACACACGCCGACGTGGGACCCGTTCGCCATCCGAGACTCACCTTGCAGGTTGTAGTAGTTGGGGTTCTGAGTCATCCGGCGGTAGAGGAACGTCCACGTCAGGTAGTCCACAGCgtcctgcttgttctccacagTTTTGGTGACGATCTCGGCATTGAAGTGGTCGTGGAGGCAGTGGTCCAGGTGGGACTCCACCGGCAGCGGCTCATACAGGAACTTCTTGAAGAAGTCCTATAACGGAAAGAGGAGGCGCGGTTTTGGAGCGTTCCTCCGATTCTCCTGGATTGGGACAAGTGAAACGGCCATGGCTACCTTCTTGGAGCCCTGACACATGATGACGCAGCGTCCCTCATCGTCTTGCATGGGCCTGTTGGCCCTGCCCACCATCTGAAGGATGTCGTAAATGGGGTAGTCCACATAGCTGGGAAGAAACGACGGCAAGCGCGTTACAAACCTGCTACGCCACGTTTAGTccacaaaaaaaccaaaatactTACGAATGAATTTTGCCATTGTAGTACTGGGTGTCCATGACGATGACGAGGTGCGCTGAGATGTTGATCCCCCAGCAGAGCGAGCGAGAGGCCACGACCACCTGAACAGCTCCTGTTATCACAGAACACAATcgagcagcaggtcagtcagCAGGACTGGGCCGGAGGTCAGAGGTCTCCAGGGCGCCGCCCTCCCACGAGGGCCGGTGACCAGGAAAGGCTTCCTCCATACCCGAGTTGAAGAGCTGCTCCACGATTCTGCGCTCGGTTGCGGAGAGGCCCTCGTGCAGGTAACCCACGCCGTTGGCCAGCGTCTCCTTCAGGGTGGAGTCGTTGAGTTTCTCCAGAAATGGAGCCAGGTCTTTCTCGGTACAATGCAAGAACCTGCCAAAACGAGCTTTTGTTCATGGccggggtaaaaaaaaaagaactcgcCCAGCTTACGTCAAGACTGAGCCGTTCATTAGAACAGAGGTGGCGAAACACGCGTCATGACTGACCTCTGAGGAACCACGTCGGCAGCGCAGAAGGTCAGGATGTCTATGGCGGTGAGCCGGGTCTGGCGGCGGGACGGCACGAACACAACCGCCGGTTTGGAGGGAGAGTGCTTCATGATGGCGTGGTACACTGGTTTGGCCATGGACAGCAGGCGCGTCTGAGTGTGGCTCACGTTGAAGCCCTacgggaaggagagggggaagcCGTGGTGAGAACGCTGCCCTcacagggaaggaaggaaggtcccgctgtcctcacacacctggatgtgCAGCTCCAGAGGCACCGGCCTCACGTTGGGGTGGAAGTTGAACGTGGCCGTGGTGCTGCAGCCAAGCCAGTGGGCCACGTCTTTGGCAttggacagagaggagctgagggccACGATGCGGATGGGACGCTCGATCTGTGAGGAGATGTACCTCATCCTGGAGCAGATGACCTCCAACACAGGCTGAtggacagaggtcagagacGTGAGCGTCGTAGGGGGAGAAGACACACCGCTGAGCATGAGCACAACCAGATGAAGGCATATTTACTCCGTTTTCTCCTCCAATCAGGTGGGCCTCGTCCACAATGAAAAGGCTGACGTTCTGGACGTTCTTCCTCTGCTTCCAGCGTCGAGACAGTATGTCCCATTTATCGGGGGTGCTGACAATGATGTCACCTTTCCCCAGGAGCTTCAGATCCGTGCTGGTTTCCCCAGTCAGCAGCACCACCTTCTTGTTCAGGATGTCTTGGAACTTCTGATGCCAGTCGACAAACACCTGACGGGCAGAAAATATCACAGGGGGTTTTAAAAACGAGCCCACGGTATCAACCAAAGCTCGGGGCCCACTTCCAGCCTCTCCGTGAGGTACCTGCTCCGCCAGAGCTTCCATAGGAGTAATGTAGATGCAGCGTCCCTCGGCGTTGTGCAGCAGCATCCTCAGAATAGCAAACTCTGCGCAGATGGTCTTCCCACTGCCGTTTGGAGCCCCGACAAACACGTTGTCATCACTGTTGTAGACGGCATTGAAGACTAAAGGAGCAGATGGAACACACAATGAGACACACAATGAGACACACGCGGGTCCACTTGTGTGATGCAGCCCTGTCTGACTGGGTACCCTGTGTCTGAATGGGGTTGAAGAAGGGGAACTTGTTCTGGTAGACGGCCTCAAAGGCCGAGTTCCTGAGTGCGGTGACAGGCAAcggctgcaggtccagcagctcagtAGGCGGTGGGTACTTCTCGGGAAGGATCAGGTGACGGAAGGACACTGGAAGTTGAGTCTCGCAGGCTAAAAGAAAGGGTTGACAGGTTTGAGTGCTTCCGTACAGTCCATGCGGAGGTTCTCCTGACAGGCAACTCACAGAGCCATCGGTCCGAGACGACACGGATGAAGTACTGCGGAGGCAGAGGCTCAAACACTGGGACAAAGAAGGTCACCAGGTGCTCATCCTGGGCGTACTTGGCTTTGAGCAGGAAGTACTCGTGGTGGAGGATGACCTCGCTGTCCACGTCCTCGACCAGGATCCAGAAAGCTTCGGAAGATCCGTGAATCTACAAGAGGAAGATGGAGCAGAATGAGAAGCTAAAAACATGTTCCCCGCAGCGCTTTGTGAGTCTAATTTCCCACCTTATCGTCCCACTGGAAGTCCGGGGTGATCGTGAGCTCCACTTTCAATGTGGAGCGCGTGATGGGCTGCAGGTGCACGGCCAGGTCCAGTTTGGGGAACTGGTGCACATACTTGTGGATGGTCTTGCCCATTTTTGGCATTCGGATGAGCTCGCCTGACAGGAACGGGAATTTTGATAAGTCTTTGGGCTGATCTCAGGGGGGGATGTTCCAGGAAGACAACTCACCGATCTCATTATGATTTAGGTCATAGAGGCGCTCGAAGGGGAAGTTCTTCTTCTCGATCTTCTTGATCACCTCCTCCGGGAGCTTCTTGAACTGTCGCAGCGGGGACATTGACTGCCACCTGTGGAAGCCATGGACACAGAAATGAACCCTCTCCCAGGAGCAAAGCTCAGCACAGGCTTCTGACACCCAGAGAAGAACGAGACGCCTACATTCTCTTGTCAATCATCTTGCAAAGATTCATGGTCTTGTCCGTCAGCTGAGCCCATCCTCTGCTGAGGACGATCTCAAATATGGCTCGCATCAATCTCCCGGCGCTCTGGAAAAAGCAACAGCATTGCTCTCATTGTAATTAGGGTTGGAGAAAGAGTCCTAGCTTAGATAGAAAGCATTTCCAAGTTACCTGTGTAACATACACCATGTCAGCCATCAGGGCAAAGCCTTCCAGTTTGAGCTGGGAGATGTACGCCTGCAGCAACACGTTGATCTAAGAGAGAACATTTTAGAACAGTTAAGCCCGTTTCTATGAAGTCAAACGCACCAAAGCAGTCAGTGGAAACCAAATGTTGTGCTGGATTCTGACCTTTGCACTGGGCTCTTCAATGCTTTCTTTCACAGGTATCGGTACTCtttccagcagtttctgcagctccagcttctcctcctaaGACACATTTCAGGAGTTCAGTGTGTCTTATGTCAACTACAGCTGCATGCAGAGCGTCTGATAAGCTGCATAGGATTACCTCTCTCACAGTGATGTTTCTAAACTCAGAGGAAAGTGAGAAGACTCTGAAGAGCTCGATCTCACTGAGCGTGGGCTTCAGCAGCTGGTTGTAGGTTTGAATGGAGTCGTGAGTGACGTAAAAGTGACTGGCGATGCGGCCCAGGTCTGTTACCTGCAGGTTAGGGTCAAGTTATTGTTACTTTACAGTGTTTTCATTGGAAAACGATGGTATCAGAGGACAAAAGGTGCGAACCTGGAAGCTGCCAGTCCTCTTGTCGTATTTTATGAGGTTGTTCTTGTCCAGGACGCTGGACGCGGTGTGCACCAGGTCCAGCCTGCGTCGCTCCAGCAGGGGGTCTGAACTCCGGTCGTCGTGGGAGACGGCATACAGCGTTGGGTTCCGGAGCATTCGCACATACAGGTAGGTGTAGCCAAGCCAATTCACGGcgtcctgacacacacacaaacacacactagtTTCCATGAAGCTTGAAAGCGATGTGGTCCTGACGCAGTCAAAGAGAAGCGCTCCTACCTTTGCGTTCTGCACATTACCCAGCACGACCTCGGCGTTGAGCATGTCCGGCAGCTTGCTGACCATCTGACTCTCGATGGGCAGCTGCTGATTGAGGAGGGACAGGTAGTACTGCAGTTCTGCGTGGGACGTGATCAGGATGCCCTCACCCTTGGTATCATACTGGGGACGCCCAGCTCGACCCAGCATCTGAAATGCAGCAAAATTTACATTTGTGCTGAAGATAAGAGGAATTTCACGTCTCACGTACATAAAGCGCTGTTGAGACTCACCTGGAGGATGTCCAGAGCTCCCAGTTCAGTCCATCTGCCTTTCTCTGGACTGTACACCTGTGTGCCTTTGATGATAACGGTGTGTGCTGGCAGGTTGaccccccaggccagagtcgCCGTGGACACCAGAACCTGGATGTGCTTGTCAGCAAACAGATCCTCAACCAGCGTCCGGTCGACTCTGGTCATGCCAGCGTGGTGTATCGCGAAGCCATAAGGCAGCAAATCCTTGAGCTCCAggttctaaaataaataaatcaggtttGCCAAAATCCAGCCATCAGGACTGTGCGGTCACTCGTGGGGTCACTCCAGGGTCACTCACCTTGCACTGCTCAGCCTCAGTTCGTAAGACTTCGGTGGACGCTGAACCTTCTCTGAGGAACAGGCCCAGGGTgtccttctccaaacacatgtCTCTTATAGCTCTGGCGGTTTTCCCCGTTTCCTTTCTGGAGTGGACAAAAACCAACACCTGGTGGAGACAAGAGTCAAGTTGGTGAGGAACAGCTGATGGAAGCAATGAGATTCTAATTTCATATCGAGGCTTCCCAGTAGGATTCTAGTGAATCGGAAGGACTTCTGGAGTCAGGTTTAACTGCAGATGTTTCACGCTGCAGCCCAACTCCTCTGACTCCACCCATCCAGGGGATTCAAACACACCACCTTCTTGCTGTGATGGGATTGACCACTGCACCACGCTACCACCCCTCTTCTCAGTCTCTTTACACCCAACATGAAGATCATTCCTTAAACTCACCTGGTTTTTACCAGCATGTTCCATTATTTTCTCATAAACGATCTCATTCATGATCTGGAAACGCTTGATGGCTTTCTTCTCGGTGATCCCCACATACGTCTGCTCCAGAGGGACGGGGCGGAAACTACAAAAGGGGAAAAGCGACACGAGAGGGTCACGTTGGTCTAAAACCAAGCTGGTCCCGTGTTACTGTTGCCATGTGAAGGCGGCACCTGTTATCAAAGTAGAACAATCCCTTGGCAGGGTCCACACGCAGGCAGGTAGCCACATCCTCGTAGTTGGGCAGGGTGGCGCTGAGGCCCAGCAGACGCACGTCCTCCTGCGTCAGCTCCACATTACGGATGGTCCTCGCCACCAGAGATTCCAACACGGGCCCACGGTCATCGTGCAACAAGTGGATTTCATCCTGCAAAATGAGTTCACCGCATTAGAAACGATTTTTCTTGTTTCGTGATCTTCTCAGAAACGTCGCCGAGGGTTGAAGGAGGACTTACGATGATGATGAGCCGCACGAGCTGAGTGTAGGTCCGCTCCCCGCCTTTCCGTGTGATGATGTCCCACTTCTCAGGGGTGCAGACGATAATCTGCGTGGCGTTAATCTCCTCCTTACAGAGCTGGTGGTCTCCAGTCAGCTCAGACACTGTGATGCCATAACTTGCCAGAcgctaaatttaaaaaaaacaaccataacTCCAACACACTAGATCACCGACATGAGTTCAATTCCGACCGACCAGTGCGGCGCTGCTCACCTTACTAAAGCTCCCCACCATCTCCTGTACGAGGGAGCGCATGGGTGCAATATAGATGATTTTAAAATCATCTATATTGATGGTTCCGTCCATGTTTATATGCTTCCCGATTTCTCTCAGCATTGCCATTAATGCAACGTTGGTCTTACCGGCTCCCTGCACACAAAAGAATCACAACATTCAACAAAAAAGACTTGACACCACGACCGTGCCTCAGTTCCCACGTGT is a window of Takifugu flavidus isolate HTHZ2018 chromosome 5, ASM371156v2, whole genome shotgun sequence DNA encoding:
- the tmem127 gene encoding transmembrane protein 127; translated protein: MYAPPGSTAPAVRRRRGGTSLPKQPERSLVSALPGALSITALCTALAEPAWLRVHGGTCPRQELGVSDVLGYIDPKLLEDYCLNPQIILLLRVITAFCFLGILCSLTAFLLDVFGPKHPALKITRRYAFAHILTVLQCATVIGFCYWASELVLSLQQQHKKYHGSLIYVTFAISFYLVAGAGGASILATAANLLRHYPTEEEEQALELLSEMEDSSETFPADYDIANQFQPPPAYTP
- the ciao1 gene encoding probable cytosolic iron-sulfur protein assembly protein ciao1 encodes the protein MKETLSSVQKLSAHPDSRCWSVRWNPAGTLLASCGGDKTVRIWGREGGSWTCKSVLQDGHQRTVRKVAWSPCGNYLASASFDATTCIWKKKNDDFESLTVLEGHENEVKCVAWAPSGNLLATCSRDKSVWIWEVDEEDDYECVTVINSHTQDVKHVAWHPNQELLASASYDNNICVYKEEDDDWECCATLKGHTSTVWSLCFDAAGRRLASCSDDCTVKIWKEDPSQSTQDLSWKCVCTLSGYHGRTVYDVDWCARTGALATACGDDGVRVFKEEDGSDPEQPVFCLAAQVTRAHGQDVNCVSWNPKEAGLLASCSDDGEIGIWQFHEEQ